A region of Liolophura sinensis isolate JHLJ2023 chromosome 8, CUHK_Ljap_v2, whole genome shotgun sequence DNA encodes the following proteins:
- the LOC135473924 gene encoding carbonic anhydrase-related protein 10-like, with amino-acid sequence MDSSEAEFTHLPTQRVRYLVFVIYLQISLATGTTWSEWWGYEGISGSKFWGIIHPEWALCSKGKYQSPIDIDPKLLLYDPNLRPLNFTRKRVSGVFVNTGQDLTLTFDLDDEDSGVFIDGPLTYRYRLNHLIFHFGSADDRGSEHVIAGTAFPLEIQFVAYNSDLFSSFKQAAVASFGVIVISLLGQTSAANNNTYLDALIKDAESISYKGDSKVVSDVYVDGLIPNTSQYITYEGSLTTPGCHEVVTWIVLNKPVYVTPTQLASLRTVHKEGRGKDDRLMENNFRPVMPLNNRAIRTNILPSESPECRRKRTFSYEVNERFLT; translated from the exons CCACTGGCACAACCTGGTCCGAATGGTGGGGCTATGAAGGGATCTCTG GCTCGAAATTTTGGGGAATCATACATCCAGAATGGGCCTTGTGTTCCAAAGGGAAGTATCAGTCCCCGATCGACATCGACCCAAAGCTGCTGCTCTACGATCCGAATCTACGGCCGCTAAACTTCACAAGGAAACGC GTGTCTGGCGTCTTCGTTAACACGGGTCAagatttgaccttgacctttgaccttgatGACGAGGACTCCGGCGTTTTTATTGATGGCCCGCTGACCTACAGATATCGCCTGAatcatttaatatttcattttggaaGCGCAGACGACAGAGGTTCTGAGCACGTGATAGCAGGAACGGCATTTCCATTAGAG ATTCAGTTTGTGGCCTATAACTCAGATCTGTTCTCAAGCTTCAAACAAGCGGCTGTTGCCAGTTTCGGCGTTATTGTGATCAGTTTGTTAGGCCAG ACATCAGCAGCCAACAACAATACGTATCTTGACGCATTAATTAAGGACGCTGAGTCCATATCATATAAAG GGGACAGTAAAGTCGTCTCTGACGTTTACGTGGACGGCTTAATACCCAACACCAGTCAGTATATAACATATGAAGGCTCTCTTACAACACCGGGATGTCACGAGGTCGTCACGTGGATAGTTCTAAATAAACCTGTCTATGTCACGCCGACTCAG TTAGCTTCTCTGAGAACCGTTCATAAAGAGGGTCGGGGAAAAGATGATCGGCTAATGGAGAATAATTTCCGTCCAGTAATGCCTTTAAACAATCGAGCAATCCGAACGAATATTCTCCCATCCGAG TCACCCGAATGCAGACGAAAAAGGACTTTTTCCTACGAAG TCAATGAGCGTTTCCTGACGTGA